In a single window of the Orbaceae bacterium lpD04 genome:
- the leuS gene encoding leucine--tRNA ligase has protein sequence MSTHMQENYRPDEIEAQVQQYWQDNKTFHVTEDTSKPKYYCLSMLPYPSGRLHLGHVRNYTIGDTISRFQRMQGKNVLQPIGWDAFGLPAEGAAVKNNTAPAKWTYENIAYMKKQLKLLGFGYDWDREVTTCKPEYYKWEQWFFTKLYEKGLVYKKTSAVNWCPTDQTVLANEQVVEGCCWRCNTPVERKEIPQWFIKITEYAQELLDDLDTLESWPEQVKTMQKNWIGRSEGVEIDFGVTNYSEKLRVYTTRPDTLMGVSFVSVAAEHPLAQLASKNSADIANFIAECKNTKTAEADMATMEKKGIATGFYAIHPLTNEQIPVWIANFVLMEYGTGAVMAVPGHDQRDFEFATKYDLAIKPVILDQNNQAPDLSEQAYTEHGKLFNSGEFDGLDFTEAFAAVANKLIAKGAGERKVNFRLRDWGVSRQRYWGAPIPMVTLADGTTIPTPEDQIPVILPENVEMNGITSPIKADPNWAKITINGEPALRETDTFDTFMESSWYYARYTCPHYEKGMLDENAANYWLPVDQYVGGIEHAIMHLLYFRFFHKLMRDFGMVSSDEPAKRLLCQGMVLADAFYYTAPTGERIWIAPTEVTVERDDKGRIAKAYDNSGRELIHAGMTKMSKSKNNGIDPQEMVEKYGADTVRLFMMFASPADMTLEWQESGVEGANRFIKRVWRLVYEHAEKGAISALNGNELDSEQKLLRRELHKTIAKVSDDIGRRQTFNTAIAAVMEFMNRLQKAPQESAQDRALMDEALNAIVRLLYPMIPHACFIMWQALGHKDNIDNATWPIADESAMVEDEKLIVVQINGKVRAKLTVPADTTEQFVTDTAKSEVNIQKYLEGTTIRKVIYVPGKLLNIVVS, from the coding sequence ATGTCAACACATATGCAAGAAAATTATCGCCCCGATGAGATCGAAGCGCAAGTTCAACAATACTGGCAAGATAATAAAACCTTTCATGTCACAGAAGATACAAGTAAACCAAAATACTACTGTTTATCAATGCTCCCATATCCTTCTGGTCGACTCCATCTTGGTCATGTGCGTAACTATACTATAGGCGATACTATTTCTCGTTTTCAACGTATGCAAGGTAAAAATGTACTTCAACCTATCGGTTGGGATGCGTTTGGTTTACCTGCGGAAGGAGCAGCAGTTAAAAATAATACTGCACCAGCTAAATGGACTTATGAAAATATTGCTTATATGAAGAAGCAGTTAAAATTGTTAGGTTTTGGTTACGACTGGGATCGTGAAGTTACGACGTGTAAACCTGAATATTATAAGTGGGAACAGTGGTTTTTTACTAAATTATATGAAAAAGGCTTAGTCTACAAAAAAACATCTGCGGTTAACTGGTGCCCTACTGACCAAACGGTTCTTGCAAATGAGCAAGTTGTTGAGGGCTGTTGTTGGCGTTGTAATACGCCGGTTGAGCGTAAAGAAATTCCGCAGTGGTTTATTAAAATCACCGAATATGCCCAAGAATTATTGGATGATTTAGATACTCTAGAAAGCTGGCCTGAGCAAGTGAAAACGATGCAAAAAAACTGGATCGGTCGCTCTGAAGGGGTAGAAATAGATTTTGGTGTAACAAATTATAGTGAAAAACTACGCGTCTATACCACTCGCCCTGATACATTAATGGGAGTTAGTTTTGTTTCCGTTGCAGCAGAGCATCCACTTGCTCAACTAGCATCGAAAAATAGTGCCGATATTGCTAATTTTATTGCTGAGTGCAAAAACACCAAAACAGCAGAAGCTGATATGGCAACTATGGAAAAGAAAGGTATTGCTACTGGTTTCTATGCGATTCATCCGTTAACTAATGAACAAATTCCGGTCTGGATAGCTAATTTCGTCTTAATGGAATATGGAACAGGTGCAGTAATGGCGGTTCCTGGGCATGACCAACGTGACTTTGAATTTGCAACGAAATATGATTTAGCAATAAAACCGGTAATTTTAGATCAAAATAATCAAGCACCTGATTTAAGCGAGCAAGCCTATACAGAGCACGGTAAACTATTTAATTCCGGTGAATTTGATGGATTAGATTTTACTGAGGCATTTGCTGCGGTTGCAAATAAATTAATCGCTAAAGGTGCTGGCGAACGTAAAGTTAATTTCCGATTACGTGATTGGGGTGTATCACGCCAACGCTACTGGGGAGCACCAATCCCAATGGTAACCCTTGCTGATGGTACTACTATACCAACGCCAGAAGATCAAATTCCAGTTATTTTACCTGAAAATGTCGAGATGAATGGGATCACAAGTCCAATTAAAGCTGATCCTAACTGGGCTAAAATAACGATAAATGGTGAGCCAGCTTTACGAGAAACTGATACCTTTGATACCTTTATGGAGTCATCTTGGTATTATGCGCGTTATACGTGTCCACATTATGAAAAAGGAATGCTTGACGAGAACGCGGCTAATTATTGGCTGCCCGTTGATCAATATGTCGGTGGCATTGAACATGCGATTATGCACCTTCTTTATTTCCGTTTCTTCCACAAATTAATGCGTGACTTTGGTATGGTCAGCTCTGATGAACCAGCAAAACGTCTTCTTTGCCAAGGCATGGTATTAGCTGATGCATTTTATTATACGGCGCCAACAGGCGAACGTATTTGGATTGCACCAACAGAGGTAACCGTTGAACGTGACGATAAAGGCCGCATTGCAAAAGCATATGATAATTCAGGTAGAGAACTTATCCATGCGGGTATGACTAAGATGTCGAAATCTAAAAATAACGGCATCGATCCTCAGGAAATGGTTGAAAAGTATGGCGCTGATACCGTTCGCTTATTTATGATGTTTGCCTCTCCAGCAGATATGACGCTTGAGTGGCAAGAATCAGGAGTTGAAGGCGCAAATCGCTTTATTAAGCGCGTGTGGCGTTTGGTTTATGAGCATGCAGAAAAAGGGGCGATATCTGCACTTAACGGTAATGAACTAGACAGTGAACAAAAATTATTACGCCGTGAACTTCATAAGACAATTGCAAAAGTCAGTGATGATATTGGTCGTCGTCAGACGTTTAATACTGCAATTGCAGCTGTTATGGAGTTTATGAATCGTTTACAAAAAGCGCCTCAAGAATCAGCGCAAGATAGAGCGCTAATGGATGAAGCCTTAAACGCGATTGTTCGTTTATTATATCCAATGATACCACATGCCTGCTTTATCATGTGGCAAGCACTTGGTCACAAAGATAATATCGATAATGCAACGTGGCCTATCGCCGATGAATCAGCTATGGTTGAAGATGAAAAACTGATTGTTGTTCAAATTAATGGTAAAGTTCGTGCTAAATTAACCGTGCCTGCTGATACAACCGAGCAATTTGTAACTGATACCGCTAAATCAGAAGTCAATATTCAAAAATATTTAGAAGGTACAACTATTCGTAAAGTCATTTACGTACCAGGTAAACTATTAAATATCGTCGTCAGCTAG
- the lptE gene encoding LPS assembly lipoprotein LptE yields MKKLLCLFTFVAMLLSGCGFHLQDNEEIPKQFKTMTFYSGDPYGSLSREVKKVFINNKVKFVISDDKHNYPSLHMMDSSMTRSTISLYQDGKSAEYQLILTLNAQVIIAGDDIYPITIKIFRTFFDNPETALAKSTEQNLIEQEMYGQAARQLIRKLRSINVIEHKN; encoded by the coding sequence ATGAAAAAATTGCTCTGCTTGTTCACTTTTGTCGCTATGTTGCTAAGTGGTTGCGGTTTCCATCTCCAAGATAATGAAGAGATCCCTAAGCAATTTAAAACGATGACATTTTATAGTGGCGATCCTTATGGCTCATTATCACGTGAAGTTAAAAAAGTTTTTATTAACAATAAAGTAAAATTTGTTATCTCTGACGATAAACACAATTACCCGTCATTACATATGATGGATAGTAGTATGACTCGAAGTACTATTTCACTTTATCAAGATGGTAAATCAGCTGAATATCAATTGATTTTAACATTAAATGCCCAAGTTATTATTGCTGGTGATGATATTTACCCAATCACAATCAAGATCTTTAGAACATTTTTTGATAATCCAGAGACAGCACTTGCTAAAAGCACTGAGCAGAACTTAATTGAACAAGAAATGTATGGTCAAGCAGCAAGGCAATTAATTAGAAAGTTAAGATCAATTAATGTCATTGAGCATAAAAACTAA
- the holA gene encoding DNA polymerase III subunit delta — translation MIRVSDNQLHTALDKNSELRFFFAIGNDPYLQYTVQNQIKAKLNNLGIEEHIVYSIDNQTDWAQIYQSSQAISLFSNQILIILQFGETSLTAAISKKLDELTVNLSPDISLLISLTKITKTQENSNWFKTLAEKAIIINCNTPDLQQLPQWINQQLQPLSLIIEKQGIDLLCYYYEGNLLALAQILEQLKLLYPSGKINYDQLEHNINDSAVFTPYHWIDALIMGKTKRSMHILQQLKMNDVEPLILLRVMQRELIQLINLKKYASNHNLKAAYDTYKVWQNRRNMMTPYLNRISLEQQYQTLQKLTEIEIILKHDYQSPVWEQLDALNLLFIGQLHDE, via the coding sequence ATGATAAGAGTTAGTGATAATCAACTCCATACCGCATTGGATAAAAATAGCGAATTACGCTTTTTTTTTGCTATTGGAAATGACCCCTATTTACAATATACAGTTCAAAATCAGATTAAAGCAAAGCTCAATAATTTAGGTATTGAAGAGCATATTGTATATAGCATCGACAATCAAACCGACTGGGCTCAAATCTACCAAAGTAGCCAAGCTATTAGCCTTTTTTCAAATCAAATACTTATAATTCTACAATTTGGAGAAACATCATTAACTGCGGCAATAAGTAAAAAACTCGATGAGTTAACTGTTAACTTATCGCCTGATATTAGTTTATTGATTTCTTTGACCAAAATAACTAAAACACAAGAGAATTCCAATTGGTTTAAAACATTGGCTGAAAAGGCAATAATAATTAATTGTAATACACCTGATCTCCAGCAATTGCCACAATGGATAAACCAGCAATTACAACCGTTGTCATTGATTATTGAAAAGCAAGGCATTGATTTACTATGTTATTACTATGAGGGTAATTTGCTGGCATTAGCTCAAATCCTTGAGCAACTAAAGCTACTTTACCCAAGCGGTAAAATTAACTATGACCAATTAGAGCATAATATTAACGACTCAGCTGTATTTACTCCCTATCATTGGATTGATGCATTAATTATGGGTAAAACAAAACGCTCAATGCACATATTGCAGCAGCTAAAAATGAATGATGTTGAACCACTTATTTTGCTTAGAGTGATGCAGCGAGAATTAATACAATTAATTAATCTAAAAAAATATGCATCCAACCATAATTTAAAAGCGGCTTATGATACCTATAAAGTATGGCAAAACCGTCGTAATATGATGACGCCTTATTTAAACCGTATTAGCCTAGAGCAGCAATATCAAACCTTACAAAAACTTACTGAAATTGAAATTATTTTAAAGCATGATTATCAATCACCAGTTTGGGAACAGCTTGATGCACTTAATCTATTATTTATAGGTCAATTGCATGACGAATAG